Genomic window (Bacteroidota bacterium):
CAGAGCACAAGCACGCAGTGCACGATGCCTGAATATCGCAGTGCCCGCACTTGCGCCAACTGAGAAGAGTATGACGATAATGAGACGAAGTGGAGTCAAGTAGCGATCCAGAAAGTGTGCCGCACTGAAGAAGAGAGTGTAGTACACAATTAGGAAGACACTGAAGATCAGGAGCGGAGTTAATGGACGAAAGTCATATTGCTGGCGAATCCAGCTTCGCATTCGAGGCAAGCGAAAGGTGAGTATCCAGAGCGCCAAGAGCGTCGAGGTCGCGACTACTGTTACCCATCCTTGCCAGATACGATAGAAATGGTAGTAGAAGACGGTAAGATAATCGAAGAGTGCATTGCCGAAGAATCGGAAGTTCTCGGCATAGGGCCGATGCAGCGATTCCAGCTGGCCACTTGTCGGCATCAGATTATGGAATACGGCGAGATTATAAATCCACCAGGGTGCGGTGATGACGAGGGCCACGCCAAGATAAACCAGAATGGACCTCAGAGCAGCCCATTTGTTGTGAGCGAGATCGTAGATCGCGATAATGACAATCAGGATCGCGGCATCGATCCGCGCGAGCACGGTCAAGCCAAGCAAGACGCCGAAGCCAAACGCGCGAAGAAGGCTGCGACTCCGCGAAAGGATTTCATAATTAAGGAAACATGCGATGATCAGCGAAATAGTCAGGCCGGTTTCAAGACCATTAGTATTTTGGTTGAAACAAGAAATTGCGAGGCCCCAAACTGCGGCGGCGATGACGGGCGCTGCGTCGTAAGGCCTCGAGCGATCGCTGCGACGCAACATAAAAACAAACTCCGCCAGCAAATAACAACCGCTCGCGACGATGAGACCTTGTAGGATATATGTTAGGCGGAGACCAGCCAGCCGGTCGCCGGTGAAAAAAAAGAATGGAGCATAGAGTAGCGTGATAAGTGGTTGAACGCCGTTTGTAGGATGGATGCCGTCGACGCTGAATCCATGGCCTTGCGAGATGTGCCAGGAGCAATTGAGGGCATAGTAGGCATCTTCGATGTAAGGCCGCGTCATTAAGATGATCTCGCTACGAAGGCCCATCACGGCGCGCAGCAAGAATGTCAAGGATGAAATTGCGAGCACCCAGCGGCGCTCCGCAGGGCCGAGACGCGAGGACATGAATCAAATCTTCCCTTCGAGCATCTTGGCGAGTGCTGCGCGAGCCCTGTGCAAGTGGACTTTGACGGTACCCATCGGGAGATGTAGGACGCGCGCGATTTCCTCGTATTCCATATCCTCGTTGTGCCGCAACCGAATAATCCGCTTGTAGTTTTCCGGCAGTTGTTCGATCGCCTCCTCGATGAGCGCTGTTCGCTCGCCAGCCAGCATGACATCATCCGGCACCCAGGAGGAATCTGAAATTTCGAATTCGCGCGCCTCATCTTCATGTCGCGAACCGGGCATGGATGGCGGAGCACTGATCGAGAACGCGTTCAGCTTACGCCGACGGAGATAGTCGATCGCATGGTTGGTCGCGATGCGATAGAGCCATGTGGAGAAGGCGTATTCCTCCGAGTAGGAGGTCAGGTGTAGCATGGCCTTGGTGAGCGCCTCCTGCACCAAGTCTTCTACTTCATCGCTTGGCGCGCTGCGGACCATGGGACGGATCAAGCGCTCGACCCCATGCTTATGGCGCTTGATGAGCTCGTTAAATGCAAGTTGATCTCCGCCACGAGCGCGAACGACAAGCTGTTTATCTTCCGCTTGCTTTTGCGCCGACCGAGCGGCATCAGCTGCGTCCTTCCCGGTCGATCTGTCGCTATTCGGCGGTCGTGGCATAGAGGGTTGCAGAGAAGCGTGAAAGGTAACGTCTACGGGTACAATCAGTCCCCGTTACGACCTCATGCGTGATCCATGTCCCGAAATTAAATGACGTCAATATTCTCCAAGCCGCCATAAACATGATACCACGGCTTCGCGTGCTGGTGTAGGATGGTATTTAGCGCTTCGATATTCTGCACGCCACGACCGCTCAGCCATTCCTCTAAAGCTGCTCGACCGCCTTTGCCATAGGCTGGAATCCCCTCCTGCCACGTAGCACGGCCACACAGCACTCCACAGAAATCGGCACCGGCTTCGCCGGCAAGCGCGATGGTCTCGCGAAAGATTTCATCCGTCACACCGGCGCTGAGATAGATAAACGGCTTCGTTGCGGCCTTGGAGACATCCTTGAACAATTTTTTCGCTTCATCCCGAGTCTGTGCCGCATCGCCACCCGCAAATGCACTTGTGCCGGAGACATACTTCATGTTCACTGGCACTTCCACTTTCAGAATATCGACCCCGTAGCGGTCTTTGGAAAACTCCTCCATGTAAGCCGCAACATATTTTGGTTTGAGTCTGGCAAATTCAAGACCCTTCTCGTCATACTTGTCATCGTAGGCAAGCGGCTCGAGGAAAAACGGTTTATCGATGGCGCGGCACTCGGCGCCAATGCGCTCTAAGAATGCGTGCTTAATTGTGTTAATCTTGGGCGTGTCAAACGGATTGTAATAGAGCAAGATCTTGATTGCGTCCGCTCCGGCTTCGGCAAGCCGATAGACGCTCCACTCGTCGAGCAAATCTGGAAGGCGGCCAGCCTTGCTTACATCGTAGCCGGTCTTTTCGTACGCGAGCAATACGCCAGTGCCCGGGGCGCGCGCTTTGACGGCGGGCAGGCCATATTCGGGGTCCATGAGCAGCGCAGTGGCGTGCGGCGTGAGGACTTTGGAGACAGAAACCTTGAATTCCGTCAGATCTGCGGGCGTGGCCTCGCGGCCCATCGCTTTACCGATCGACTTCATCAGCGAGCCCCGCTGGTCCATCGCCGCCGCGGCAATGACACCATCCGAGCCCGCGCACGCCTGAATCCCCTGAAACTTCCCCTTCGTGATCTTGACTTTTGACATAGAGAGCGCAGAACACACGCGACCTGCTTGCGGCTCCCGGCATGAATAAGTACTTAGAACTACCCACAGTTTCCTCTCGTTGCCCGATTGACTATGAAGAGAGTCTGTTGGTTGATTTCCTTACTGCTCATTCTCAATGACATGGGTTCCTCCTCAGTGGCGAAGAGTCAATCTTTGCGTCCCTATGTGGGGATCAGTAGTTCGTTTGGCGGTGTCGCAATCAGGACTTGGTCAGGAGTCGGAGTGGAGGCAGGCGCACGATTTGGAATGATATTCGGAGGCCTTCAATATGGGTCCTACGGGCCGGTGGTAACCGATCCGGATGCGTGGTACGCAAGGACGAATAGTGAAGTCTATTATGGGTTCGACCTCGGTATTATTGTCATGCACGATTTATGGTTAGGTGCAGATATTCTGGAAAGTCATCCATCGGAAATTGAACCGTCCGTGCCCACTATTGGCGGATCAGTAAGCTACAACCAGTCTTGGTGGAATATCGGGCCTGACGTGCGCTTAGAGTGCTGGGACCATGCGCTCTTCGGTATCGCCTACACTTCCCGGCGAGGCCTGAAGACCGGTTGCGCATTTGTGTTCTAGGTCACACCGTCGTCCGGCACAGCTCCCGCATATCCCGCATTATCGCCACCGGGTCATCCGCGCCAAAGATGCCGGAGCCGGAGACGATGACATCCACACCGGCCTGGTGGACTTCGCGAATGTTATTCAATTTGATGCCGCCATCGGCTTCGATCAGGCATTGAAGCGAGTCGCGCCGAATCCAGGAGCGGAGTGTTTCGGCGCGACGATAAAGTGTCGGGATAAACGATTGTCCGCCAAAGCCGGGGTTCACACTCATCAGCAGGACCATATCCAGGTCCGGCAAAATCTCTTCGATAAATTCGAGCGGTGTTGCGGGGTTCAAAGCGACTCCGGCCTTCACTCCGAGCGATTTGATGTGTTCAACCGTGCGGTTCAAATGCGGACACGTCTCGACATGCACCGTGATCACATCCGCGCCGGCCTTGACAAACTCTGGAATAAACTGATCGGGATTCTCGATCATGAGATGGCAATCGAGCGTGAGACGCGTGATGGGGCGCAACGCTTCGACGATCAGCGGACCCACTGTGATGTTTGGCACGAAGTGGCCATCCATTACGTCAACATGCAGCCACTCTGCTCCACCCTCCTCCGCCATGCGGACGGCGGACTCAAGCCGCGCGAAATCGGCGCTCAGTAAGGAAGGTGCGATTATCATCGGGAAAATATGAAAGATGAAGTATGAAAGATAAGATTAAGACAACAATCTAATTCATATTTCATACATCACGTCTCATATTTTTACTTGAGGTCGACGATCTTGCCGTCAAACTTGTCCTTCTGCATCCGAAGTTGCTTTTGAAGTCTGCCATCTTTGACGGGATCGGTAAGTGCAAGTGCTTTATCTTCGAGTGCAGAGGCTTCAGCCTTATGGCCCTGCTGATAGAGCACTTCGGCCTGAGTATCCATATAGCTTGCACGTTCGGTATTATCTTTGGCAAGACTGACTGCTCGTTTGGCGTAGCTTTCGGCCTTATCCAGCGAGGCACCGCGCTCAGCCGCGGCCCACGCGAAGTAATTGAATGCCTGCGCATCGTCCGGACGTCGGACGGCCCACATGTCAATCATACGTTCGGCCTTTAGAAAGAGTTGAGGATCCTTCTGTCTCAGGTAGTGATCGATGATAATCATTATGGCTTGGGTGCCCTCACTACGCATGGGATACTCGGTCACTGCTTTTTCAAGCTCGAGCACTTGTTGTTCGCCGGGCGAAAGAAATGCAACCTGATATACCGCTTCTTCCTTGAGATGCAACTTGTTTTCAGGATCGTATTGAATAACGCGATCGTATGCCGCAAGTGCTTTCTCCTGATTGTGTTGTTGCTGGTACTTGGAAGCGGCAATCATCCACTTTGCTGGATCGGTGACGGGTGTTCCAGATTCGATTTCATCGATGACGGCCTTCGATCCACCGGAGGATGCTTGCTCGAGCGACCGCGCAAAGCTCGATGCATCCTCATAACCGACCACCCGGTCGATCACTTCGCCATCGGGCGCGAAAAAGATGATCGTCGGATAACCACTGACTTTATACTGCTTCGCGAGTGCAACGCCTTCGCCATGCTCGGCATCGATCTTGATCGAAACAAACTTTGCATCGGCAATCTGGCCGACGTGTTCATCCGAGTAAGTATTCCGGTCGAGCACCTTGCACCAGCCACACCAGCCAGTGTAGAAATCAACCATGACTTTCTTATGCTCGGTGGCGGCCAGTTTTTTTGCCGCCTCGAATCCGACTTCCCGGAAATGAACTTCAGAAATAGCTGGCCGTGCTGCGACCAGCATCAATAATGCTGCGATAGAGAGGTACTTCATGGAATTCGAACTGTTGGTTGTCATTTCTCGACCTGAAAACTTGCAGTATGTTCGCCAGCGCCATCGCTCATGCGAATGAAATAAACGCCACTGGCAAGCGCCTGCGTGGAAAACGACAGCGTTGTGCTACCGGTTGCAACAGTATGCCGCTCAATTATGCGCCCGAGAACATCAAGGATTTCCAGCTCTGCGTGATCACCGATGACCGGGGCATACATGAGTGTCAGGGAGCCAAGCTCCACTTGCACGCGCAGATATCCTGCCTGATCGGCTCCTGCCTGGACATCGAGGGACGGATCACGTCCGACAATGACCTGCGAGAGAGTGGTTGCCTCTGTATCAAAGACTATCTTGTTGATGGTCTTGTTTACTTGCGCGGTAAAAAGCTGGGACTGCTTGTCATTCACAAACGTGACGAGCATTGTATCCAGACCCGAGATGGCATAGAAGCGCAGTGGCTCCGTATAAATATGCGAGGGGTTCTGCGTCTGCGATATGTGGAAAAGAAGGTTATTGCCTGATTGTTTCCAGCCGATATTATACTGCGGCCAGTCGGGCCAGAAAAGCCATTGGTTGAAGAATGTCGATAGCTCCATAGGCGCGAGCGCGCCGACGCGCGTCGTGACATAGTCCATGAATTGGAAGGTGTTCGCCGTGGTGTAGGCGAATGCGTTCGAGTAATCGCGCAAAGTATTGAAGAACAAGGTATCATTGTTCAGAATGCGGCGCAACATGTGAAGCATGAGCCCCGGCTTGTTGTACACCGTCAAATAATTCTCAGCGAACATTCCTGCAACTGGCGGATTGTAGATCGCGATGTTGTTGACTATGGAGTTGTTGTACGGATGAAAGAACTCGTGTGCTTTGCCAGAGATAATGGAGTCGTAACCAATTCGGCCGCGACGGCTCTCCTCCCAGAGTGCCTCTCCGAGTGTAGCAAATCCTTCATTGAGCCAAATATCCGCCCAAGTCTCGCAGGTCGTCTTATCACCAAACCATTGATGGAACAGCTCATGCGCGATCACATCTTCATCGCGGCCATGAAGAATCGATCGATCGATCGTCGTCATCGTTTGATGCTCCATGCCGCCGTAGCCGAACGGCTGCACTGGCACTTGTCCATATTGTAAGAACGGATATTCCCCGAAGAGCCGGCTGAATGCTTCGAGCATCCCTGGGGTATTGCGGAATGCATACCGTGCATTATGCGCGATGCCGGTTGTGTCAGTCGCTGCGTAATCCGCTGGCCAGGCAAAATAAACGACGGGTACACTGTCCAAAGGATTGGAAACGCGATGATAATAGTCACGCCACTCGGCCCAAGTGCTCGCGCTCGCACACATCAGGTATGTAGCAATGGGTCGATCGCTTACCCAGTTGAATGTGAGTGATCCATCACCATTGGTGTCGGTCGACTGCAACGTACCGTTGGATTGTGCACTTCGTCCGGCCGGGACGGTAATACTAATAGAGGAATTGGCCTTCTGATAGGGATCGTCATTGCACGGCATCCATTTATGCGCGTCCGAGGGCTCGCTCATTGTGTAGGCCAGATCCTCTTCGACGAAGACGGAATCGCCAATGGGACCTTTGCCGACATAAAGTCCCTTTGGATAAAAGAACATCGCATCGTTCGTATCGCTCGTTCGGGTGTAAAATATCTTGATCGGAAACGGCGACGGGTTGGGCGTACCTAATTGCACCGTGAGCGTATCGTCAACGGGCTGCGGAACTGGCGTAACAGACCTCCCGCTGACCGTTATCGAATCGATCCGCATCTCCATTGCGTCGAACACAATCTCGGATTGTGTTGTCGAGACCGTAATCTCGTTCATCCCGCTAAAAAGCTCATTCTTATTTCGAAACATCGGACGCCAATCCATCGAGAGCTTATAGGAAATGACGGTATAGGGGCGTTTGGATGGCAACACTTGCTGTTGGGCGAGGGCCATATTTGAGGCGGACGAGAACAGCAAGGGAATGCCCAAGATGGCGGCGAGAACACGATTCATCATGAATGACCGACACATCCCAATGGCTAAAGGTTTCTGCAAGGCTCGGGAAACCCCGCTATTTACGATTTAAAAACTGAAAGGCACCGGGTTTGCCCTCCCGGTGCCTTCATTGTGAGAAGCTCGTTTGAAGCTTCAGGTGAGTCTCTAGTTTAGTTTGCCAGTTCGATTCAGATTAAAGACTGTGCCAATTCAAGAACTGACGTTTCCAGCTCGCAAACGCCAATCTGTCGACGGGCTACCTGTCCCGTTCTCGGAATTCTCGATGGATCTGTGTCAGAATCAGACAAGCAATGGCCAATTCGCAACCTTGTACTTGGTCCCCACTTTTCCACCCATGATACCACTTAACTAGATATCCAAAAATGGTAAATTTGAAATATGGCCGCAAATAGATTCACCATGCTTGGGCACGGACGAGCGAATATGAGGATCCAATTATGAGCGGGGGACTCTCGCGAATGCGCGCTTGGTCCGCAAGAAGATCCAGAACGAATACGAAATCGGCAAGATGATTACGATGCCAAGATAGGCGATGAATACGGCCTGCGCTACGCTGGATGGTGCAATTAGATAGATCGGCAGGAATGCGATCGAGGAGATCACCCACAATGGTCCGGTCATTTTGTGAGTGAGCCGCCAATTTTCCGGATCCTCAAGCGTCCATGGTGTGCGCACGCCGATGAAGTAGTTCGGCTGAAGGCCTGGCAAGTAATGCCCAACGAGCATCAGTAACAATGCGATAGCAAAGATCGGCGCACGGTGCATGTCCACGATACTTGCGAACGGAGTCTCTATGCTGAGCGCAATCTCCATATTAATCACAAAGAAGATCAGAAAAAAGCTGGTGATAACGAGTCGCAATCTATGGATTGTATTTGAGGTCCCACCTTGCTTTTTGATTTTTGGGTCGATGCGTGAGGCCAATCCCAGAAGTAGGGCGATCGCGACGTTGATGACCGGGAGCATGAATGCTCCGAAGTCCTTGGACATCCAGCCGTTAGCCTTGCCCCGCCAGCCCCAATGTGTCGGGACCTGTGCAGGCAACAAGCTCCAAATGAATGGGATGATTGCGAATGGTGCAATCAGAATAATCAACTGTAGCCACTCGCGCCGAATAAAGCGTCTGAAGGTCATGCGGTAATAAGGATAGCTGAACAAAAGAAATTCCTCCTGCGCTTGTCATGCCGCCAGACTTTTCGTCGGTAGGATAATTGAGTGTCCTTCGAAACTATTACGCCCGCATCGCGTTTTAACTTGCCGACACTCATCGAGAACAGTCGAGGGATCAGGCCCGAAGACACTGTAGCAACCGTTGAGAATTTCTTTAGGGAAACTCAAGCCCAGGTGCTAACTCCTGCCAACACCGTCGTGAGATGGTCTGGGAAAGATGAGCCGAAGCTTTGATGATGATTCTTGCCTCGCGGCACGCGATCTGTCACAGACCTATTCGGTACCTCTTTCCGGATAGGATTTTTGCTTTTAAAGCAGCCTACCGGATTGTGGCCGTGACCATTAGGTCACGGTTTGGACGCTCCGTCTCCGTGGCCTAATGGTCACGGTTTCAATCCTCGGCCGTTCTCATGAGTGACACCTTAATACACGAACACTCATGCAGCTCGAAACACGAACGATTCTTCGCACAACCAAGACCGACGACCAATACGGCTCGATCGGAACACCACTGTATCAGACTTCAAATTTTCGGTTTCGCGAAGTTGGTGAGTCCACCGGTTACGATTATACCCGGAGTGGTAATCCGACTCGTAAAGCCTTGGAGGATGTTCTCGCCGAACTGGAGGGCGGCGCCAGAGCCGTAGCAGTCTCCACTGGCATGGCAGCGATCGCAACCGTGCTTTCACATTTTCCCGTTGGTGCACATGTCATCGCGACGCATGATTGTTATGGTGGCACAGCCCGGCTGCTGAAGCTGTTCTCCGATCAAGGCAAGCTCGACGTGTCGTTCATCGATCTGAGCGATCTGCATTCGGTCCGAGCCGCGGTTAAGCCGACCACTGCGTGCCTTTGGATTGAAACGCCAAGCAATCCACTACTGCAGGTAGTCGATGTTGCCGCGCTTGTGAAGCTCGCAAAAGTCTATGGGGTGCTCGTTGCGGTCGATAATACATTTTTGTCGCCATTCTTTTTTCAGCCCCTTGCGCTTGGCGCGGATGTCGTGGTCCACTCCACAACGAAATGGCTCAATGGTCACTCGGATGTCGTCGGCGGTGCGGTTATTTCGCGGACGCCGGAGTTAGGTGCGCGATTTCAATTCCTCGCCAATGCGCTCGGCACGACGACCGGCTCATTCGATAGCTGGCTGGTGCTTCGTGGTGTGAAGACGCTTCACGTTCGCATGAGACAGCACGAGTCGAACGCGCAGGCCGTCGCGGAGTTTCTCGCACAGCATCCACGAGTTGCCGAAGTGTTTTATCCAGGCCTGCCATCGCATCCGACACACGAGATTGCGAAAGCGCAGCAGTCGGGTTTCGGCGGAGTTGTTAGCTTTCGCGTGCGGAGTGAAGACATCGAAGATGTCAAGCAAGTGCTGCGCTCCACACATCTCTTTACGTTGGCAGAATCGCTTGGCGGTGTCGAATCGCTCATCGAACAACCCGCACTGATGAGCCACGCCTCGATGACGCCAGAACTTCGCGTAGCCGCGGGCATCACGGACAATCTCATTCGCCTTTCAATCGGCATTGAGCATGTGGACGATTTGATTGCGGATCTCGATCAGGCGCTGGCCTCTGTTGGTAGTCATATCCTTCAAGACACGGTGGTGGAGGCAATCGCATGTTAAATCACAACAAGCGACGAATCACGCTGCGCAATGCCACCTTTGTGTTACAGAGCGGTGTCTTGCTTCCTGATGTCGAAATCGCATTCGATACATACGGCGAGTTGGTTACGAATCGTTCGAACGTCGTACTCGTACTGCATGCACTTACAGGTTGGCCGTCGGCGCACGAATGGTGGGGCGGACTGATTGGAGAAGGGAAGCTTCTCGATCCCGCACAGCACTTCATTCTTTGTCCAAATCTTCTTGGGAGTTGCTATGGCTCTACTGGTCCAGAGTCGATCAATCCTAAAACAGGCACAGGGTACCTTGCATCGTTTCCCGAAATCACACCGCGGGATATGGCGAAGGCTATATTGAGTTTATTGGACGAACTAGACATCGTGGACGTGCAGCTCGCGATTGGAGGTTCACTGGGCGGCATGGTCATCCTGGAGCTTGCTTCGCTTGCTTCGGATCGCTTCTGCGCTATTGTGCCGATCGCCGTCAGTGGTTCACAATCCGCCTGGCGCATAGCATTTGGCTCGACCGTTCGAAAGACCATCACCTCCTTCGATCCAACGCTGAAGGATCGTGACAAATTGAAGAAAGGCTTATGGCTTGCCAGACAGTTCGCCATGACGACTTACCGTTCGAGCATTGAATTCAACGAGCGGTTTGGACGCGAACTTATCGGTGACAAGTTTCAGGTTGAGACATATCTTGAGCATCAAGGCGATAAGATCGTCGAGCGCTTTTCACCATATTCCTATCTCACACTTGCGCGCGCTATGGAGTTATATGAACTTCCTCATTCGCTTCCGGATATGCAAGCATTGTTCGTAGGAGTATCGTCTGATGTCGTTTACGATACTAATGAAATAGCAGCCTTCGCCGCACGATTTCCTCGAGGAGAGTATCAAACGCTGGTGGCCCTGCATGGTCACGATTCTTTCCTGATCGATACCGAAGCGCTGACCGAAATTGTGAAACCGTTTGTAGAACGAGTTACTCTTCGAGAGGAGCGTGTGGCATGAGCTATGATATTGCTGAACCCACTACTCTCCGAGGCAAAGCGAGGAGTACTAAGCGACTGCGCCTCGGCTTATTCGGATTTGGCGTTGTCGGCACGGGTGTCTGGAAGATATTAGAGGCGAAGCGCGAGGAATTCCATTCCCAATTTGGCGTCGAACTGACAATTGCTGGCATCTGTGTGCGCGAAATGGAAAAGCCGCGCGAAATTCCTGTTCCTTCGGCGATTGTTACTGACCGCAGGGAAACATTACTCGACGATGACTCAATTGATGTTGTGCTCGAACTCATCGGCGGACGGTATGAAGCGCAAGCAGTCATCGAGTCGGCGCTTCGCTCGCGAAAGCATGTGATCACTGCCAACAAGCTTGTGCTCGCACATGAGCTGCCGCGATTGCGATCCATCGCAGAGCGCAATGGCGTGAACCTGTATTACTCCGCATCCGTCTGCGGAAGTGTACCGGTGTTGCGAGC
Coding sequences:
- a CDS encoding sigma-70 family RNA polymerase sigma factor, translating into MPRPPNSDRSTGKDAADAARSAQKQAEDKQLVVRARGGDQLAFNELIKRHKHGVERLIRPMVRSAPSDEVEDLVQEALTKAMLHLTSYSEEYAFSTWLYRIATNHAIDYLRRRKLNAFSISAPPSMPGSRHEDEAREFEISDSSWVPDDVMLAGERTALIEEAIEQLPENYKRIIRLRHNEDMEYEEIARVLHLPMGTVKVHLHRARAALAKMLEGKI
- a CDS encoding tagatose 1,6-diphosphate aldolase, producing the protein MSKVKITKGKFQGIQACAGSDGVIAAAAMDQRGSLMKSIGKAMGREATPADLTEFKVSVSKVLTPHATALLMDPEYGLPAVKARAPGTGVLLAYEKTGYDVSKAGRLPDLLDEWSVYRLAEAGADAIKILLYYNPFDTPKINTIKHAFLERIGAECRAIDKPFFLEPLAYDDKYDEKGLEFARLKPKYVAAYMEEFSKDRYGVDILKVEVPVNMKYVSGTSAFAGGDAAQTRDEAKKLFKDVSKAATKPFIYLSAGVTDEIFRETIALAGEAGADFCGVLCGRATWQEGIPAYGKGGRAALEEWLSGRGVQNIEALNTILHQHAKPWYHVYGGLENIDVI
- the rpe gene encoding ribulose-phosphate 3-epimerase, with product MIIAPSLLSADFARLESAVRMAEEGGAEWLHVDVMDGHFVPNITVGPLIVEALRPITRLTLDCHLMIENPDQFIPEFVKAGADVITVHVETCPHLNRTVEHIKSLGVKAGVALNPATPLEFIEEILPDLDMVLLMSVNPGFGGQSFIPTLYRRAETLRSWIRRDSLQCLIEADGGIKLNNIREVHQAGVDVIVSGSGIFGADDPVAIMRDMRELCRTTV
- a CDS encoding thioredoxin family protein, with the protein product MKYLSIAALLMLVAARPAISEVHFREVGFEAAKKLAATEHKKVMVDFYTGWCGWCKVLDRNTYSDEHVGQIADAKFVSIKIDAEHGEGVALAKQYKVSGYPTIIFFAPDGEVIDRVVGYEDASSFARSLEQASSGGSKAVIDEIESGTPVTDPAKWMIAASKYQQQHNQEKALAAYDRVIQYDPENKLHLKEEAVYQVAFLSPGEQQVLELEKAVTEYPMRSEGTQAIMIIIDHYLRQKDPQLFLKAERMIDMWAVRRPDDAQAFNYFAWAAAERGASLDKAESYAKRAVSLAKDNTERASYMDTQAEVLYQQGHKAEASALEDKALALTDPVKDGRLQKQLRMQKDKFDGKIVDLK
- a CDS encoding M1 family aminopeptidase — its product is MALAQQQVLPSKRPYTVISYKLSMDWRPMFRNKNELFSGMNEITVSTTQSEIVFDAMEMRIDSITVSGRSVTPVPQPVDDTLTVQLGTPNPSPFPIKIFYTRTSDTNDAMFFYPKGLYVGKGPIGDSVFVEEDLAYTMSEPSDAHKWMPCNDDPYQKANSSISITVPAGRSAQSNGTLQSTDTNGDGSLTFNWVSDRPIATYLMCASASTWAEWRDYYHRVSNPLDSVPVVYFAWPADYAATDTTGIAHNARYAFRNTPGMLEAFSRLFGEYPFLQYGQVPVQPFGYGGMEHQTMTTIDRSILHGRDEDVIAHELFHQWFGDKTTCETWADIWLNEGFATLGEALWEESRRGRIGYDSIISGKAHEFFHPYNNSIVNNIAIYNPPVAGMFAENYLTVYNKPGLMLHMLRRILNNDTLFFNTLRDYSNAFAYTTANTFQFMDYVTTRVGALAPMELSTFFNQWLFWPDWPQYNIGWKQSGNNLLFHISQTQNPSHIYTEPLRFYAISGLDTMLVTFVNDKQSQLFTAQVNKTINKIVFDTEATTLSQVIVGRDPSLDVQAGADQAGYLRVQVELGSLTLMYAPVIGDHAELEILDVLGRIIERHTVATGSTTLSFSTQALASGVYFIRMSDGAGEHTASFQVEK
- a CDS encoding SdpI family protein, which translates into the protein MTFRRFIRREWLQLIILIAPFAIIPFIWSLLPAQVPTHWGWRGKANGWMSKDFGAFMLPVINVAIALLLGLASRIDPKIKKQGGTSNTIHRLRLVITSFFLIFFVINMEIALSIETPFASIVDMHRAPIFAIALLLMLVGHYLPGLQPNYFIGVRTPWTLEDPENWRLTHKMTGPLWVISSIAFLPIYLIAPSSVAQAVFIAYLGIVIILPISYSFWIFLRTKRAFARVPRS
- a CDS encoding PLP-dependent aspartate aminotransferase family protein; amino-acid sequence: MQLETRTILRTTKTDDQYGSIGTPLYQTSNFRFREVGESTGYDYTRSGNPTRKALEDVLAELEGGARAVAVSTGMAAIATVLSHFPVGAHVIATHDCYGGTARLLKLFSDQGKLDVSFIDLSDLHSVRAAVKPTTACLWIETPSNPLLQVVDVAALVKLAKVYGVLVAVDNTFLSPFFFQPLALGADVVVHSTTKWLNGHSDVVGGAVISRTPELGARFQFLANALGTTTGSFDSWLVLRGVKTLHVRMRQHESNAQAVAEFLAQHPRVAEVFYPGLPSHPTHEIAKAQQSGFGGVVSFRVRSEDIEDVKQVLRSTHLFTLAESLGGVESLIEQPALMSHASMTPELRVAAGITDNLIRLSIGIEHVDDLIADLDQALASVGSHILQDTVVEAIAC
- the metX gene encoding homoserine O-acetyltransferase, with product MLNHNKRRITLRNATFVLQSGVLLPDVEIAFDTYGELVTNRSNVVLVLHALTGWPSAHEWWGGLIGEGKLLDPAQHFILCPNLLGSCYGSTGPESINPKTGTGYLASFPEITPRDMAKAILSLLDELDIVDVQLAIGGSLGGMVILELASLASDRFCAIVPIAVSGSQSAWRIAFGSTVRKTITSFDPTLKDRDKLKKGLWLARQFAMTTYRSSIEFNERFGRELIGDKFQVETYLEHQGDKIVERFSPYSYLTLARAMELYELPHSLPDMQALFVGVSSDVVYDTNEIAAFAARFPRGEYQTLVALHGHDSFLIDTEALTEIVKPFVERVTLREERVA